The following are encoded in a window of Prochlorococcus marinus CUG1417 genomic DNA:
- the ilvD gene encoding dihydroxy-acid dehydratase yields the protein MNKLRSSAITQGVQRSPNRSMLRAVGFNDEDFNKPIIGVANGYSTITPCNIGLNKLALKAEESIKRSGGMPQMFGTITVSDGISMGTEGMKYSLVSREVIADSIETACNAQSMDGVLAIGGCDKNMPGAMIAIARMNIPSIFIYGGTIKPGKLNGEDLTVVSAFEAVGQLTSGKINEERLIQVEKNCIPGAGSCGGMFTANTMSAVIEVLGLSLPHSSTMAAEDLEKELSADKSAEILVSAIEKDIRPLDLMTKKAFENAISVIMAIGGSTNAVLHILAIANTAGIDININDFERIRQKVPVICDLKPSGKYVTVDLHNAGGIPQVMKILLNAGLIHGDCKNIEGKTISEYLQNIPDKPPTNQKVIRDIDNPLYQKGHLAILKGNLASEGSVAKISGVKNPVLTGPARIFESEEDCLKSILNNDIKAGDVVVIRNEGPVGGPGMREMLAPTSAIVGQGLGEKVALITDGRFSGGTYGLVVGHIAPEAAVGGNIALIKQGDLITVDAVKQLIEVDLSDEELEKRKKDWVKPEPKYKRGILSKYSKIVSTSSLGAVTDL from the coding sequence ATGAATAAACTCAGATCATCTGCAATAACCCAAGGTGTGCAAAGATCCCCTAACAGATCGATGTTAAGAGCTGTTGGATTTAATGATGAAGATTTTAATAAACCTATTATTGGAGTTGCGAATGGATACAGCACCATAACACCATGCAATATAGGTTTAAATAAGCTTGCTCTCAAAGCTGAAGAGTCAATAAAAAGATCAGGTGGGATGCCTCAAATGTTTGGAACTATAACAGTAAGTGATGGCATTTCTATGGGAACAGAGGGCATGAAATATTCTCTAGTTTCAAGAGAAGTTATTGCCGATTCAATTGAAACAGCATGCAATGCTCAGAGTATGGATGGAGTGCTTGCTATAGGAGGATGTGACAAAAATATGCCTGGTGCCATGATAGCGATTGCAAGAATGAATATTCCCTCAATTTTCATTTATGGAGGGACAATAAAACCTGGAAAGTTAAATGGAGAAGATCTTACTGTTGTTAGTGCATTTGAAGCTGTTGGACAATTAACATCAGGCAAAATCAATGAAGAAAGGCTAATCCAAGTTGAGAAAAATTGTATTCCCGGTGCTGGTAGTTGTGGAGGGATGTTTACAGCTAATACAATGTCTGCTGTTATTGAAGTGTTAGGGTTAAGTCTTCCTCACAGTTCCACTATGGCTGCTGAAGATCTTGAAAAAGAACTAAGTGCAGATAAAAGTGCTGAGATATTAGTCTCTGCGATAGAAAAAGATATAAGACCTCTAGACCTAATGACGAAGAAAGCATTTGAGAATGCAATTTCAGTCATTATGGCAATTGGGGGTTCAACAAATGCGGTATTGCACATCTTAGCAATTGCAAATACTGCAGGAATAGATATCAACATTAATGATTTTGAGAGAATCAGACAAAAAGTACCCGTTATTTGTGACCTTAAACCGAGTGGTAAATATGTTACGGTGGATCTTCATAATGCAGGTGGGATTCCACAAGTAATGAAAATACTTTTGAATGCAGGATTAATTCATGGCGATTGCAAAAATATTGAAGGGAAAACTATCTCAGAATACTTACAGAATATTCCAGATAAGCCTCCAACAAATCAAAAAGTCATAAGAGACATAGATAATCCTCTTTATCAAAAGGGGCACCTAGCGATATTAAAAGGTAACTTAGCGAGCGAAGGTTCCGTAGCTAAAATTAGCGGAGTAAAAAACCCTGTATTAACAGGTCCAGCAAGGATCTTTGAAAGTGAAGAGGATTGTTTAAAATCGATATTGAATAATGATATCAAAGCTGGTGATGTTGTTGTTATTAGAAACGAAGGACCTGTAGGAGGACCAGGCATGAGAGAGATGTTAGCTCCAACATCTGCAATTGTTGGTCAAGGGCTCGGAGAGAAGGTAGCCTTAATTACCGATGGCAGATTTAGCGGAGGTACTTATGGTTTAGTTGTGGGTCATATAGCCCCAGAGGCTGCTGTTGGCGGAAATATTGCTCTAATAAAACAAGGTGATTTAATTACAGTAGATGCTGTAAAGCAACTTATTGAAGTTGATTTATCTGACGAAGAATTAGAAAAAAGAAAAAAGGATTGGGTAAAGCCTGAACCAAAATACAAGAGAGGGATACTTTCAAAATATTCGAAAATCGTAAGCACATCAAGTTTAGGGGCAGTTACTGATTTATAG
- a CDS encoding CIA30 family protein: protein MSKKKFLFQKKEFDGWKTLNDTVMGGSSSAFCEISNSGLLLKGNIVEKAGGFVSCRSPIYKPSLNVSEYSSFELNIDGQGRTFKFAVACEDDLLGLTEFIPGGLRWIKSFPTKKFGTTNVQIPFSELKPSVRANKVRFPFKFKPSKIRRLQLLHSKFGDDGLLNNEFKQGSIKVLIKSISVI from the coding sequence ATGAGTAAGAAAAAATTTTTATTCCAGAAAAAGGAGTTCGATGGTTGGAAAACATTAAATGATACTGTTATGGGCGGATCAAGTTCAGCTTTTTGTGAAATTTCAAATTCTGGTTTGTTATTAAAGGGTAATATTGTCGAGAAAGCTGGAGGATTTGTTAGTTGTAGATCGCCTATTTATAAACCCTCTTTAAATGTATCTGAATATTCATCCTTCGAATTAAATATTGATGGACAAGGAAGAACTTTTAAATTTGCTGTTGCTTGTGAAGATGATCTTCTTGGACTAACCGAATTTATTCCTGGTGGTCTTAGATGGATTAAATCATTCCCAACAAAAAAATTCGGAACGACAAATGTTCAAATTCCGTTTAGTGAGCTAAAACCTTCAGTAAGAGCTAATAAGGTACGGTTCCCATTTAAATTCAAGCCTTCTAAAATTAGAAGACTGCAACTACTACACTCTAAGTTTGGTGATGATGGATTACTTAATAATGAGTTTAAACAGGGTTCCATAAAAGTTTTAATTAAATCAATAAGTGTTATTTGA
- the pgl gene encoding 6-phosphogluconolactonase, whose product MDEMIEKVKNGYTLNIYKDKLELSTAVFNFIQSHIIHTLKKKDRFKFCVSGGSTPKSVYHLLSNNDLRWDMVDVFLGDERCVDPNSELSNSLMLRNSLLTNFGSKAYFYEIFNDLNADDETTKNQFISKLFEKCGSNPPSFDLTLLGLGDDGHTASLFPYQKNNNVDDFVIFNEGKGLKRISLTPKVLSASSKIVFLVSGANKRIALERLLDEKEPPDRTPSKLIKSINQISIFCDQDSAKELEI is encoded by the coding sequence ATGGATGAAATGATTGAAAAGGTCAAAAATGGATACACCTTAAATATATACAAAGACAAGTTAGAACTATCAACAGCGGTTTTTAATTTTATTCAAAGCCACATTATTCATACCTTAAAAAAGAAAGACAGATTCAAATTTTGTGTAAGTGGAGGTTCAACTCCTAAATCTGTGTATCATCTCTTATCTAATAATGATCTTAGATGGGATATGGTTGATGTCTTTTTAGGAGATGAAAGATGTGTTGATCCAAATTCAGAATTAAGTAACTCGTTAATGTTGAGAAATTCTTTGTTAACTAATTTTGGATCTAAAGCTTATTTTTATGAAATTTTCAATGATCTAAACGCTGATGATGAAACTACCAAAAATCAATTTATTTCTAAATTATTTGAAAAATGCGGATCAAACCCGCCCTCATTTGATTTGACTTTGTTAGGTCTTGGAGACGATGGTCATACAGCTTCATTATTTCCTTATCAAAAAAATAACAATGTAGATGATTTTGTGATTTTTAATGAAGGCAAAGGATTAAAAAGAATTTCATTAACGCCAAAGGTTCTTTCAGCCTCATCAAAGATAGTATTTTTGGTTAGTGGAGCTAATAAAAGAATTGCTCTTGAGAGGTTGTTAGATGAGAAAGAGCCGCCAGATAGAACACCATCAAAATTAATAAAATCTATTAATCAAATTTCAATATTTTGCGATCAGGATTCAGCAAAAGAATTAGAAATTTAG
- a CDS encoding coat-like protein: MLFENPSKNIESLIAKSADLTNKPFVHSVVKINGEYEIEEGDIDLTVNILCRDKEGKRLEIYDLELELFKSNKELVLVISKLNFPDEPILWCGVKTLWMNSNNGKKCNSPKYSARLENLANRIKSFID, translated from the coding sequence GTGTTATTTGAAAATCCATCTAAAAATATAGAGAGCTTAATCGCTAAGTCAGCAGATTTAACAAATAAACCTTTTGTGCATTCTGTCGTAAAAATAAATGGTGAATACGAAATCGAAGAAGGAGATATTGATTTGACGGTTAATATCTTATGTCGAGATAAAGAAGGTAAAAGATTAGAAATTTACGATCTTGAATTAGAACTTTTTAAATCAAATAAAGAGTTAGTTTTAGTTATTTCTAAGCTTAATTTTCCTGATGAACCAATATTGTGGTGTGGAGTTAAAACATTGTGGATGAATAGCAATAATGGAAAAAAATGCAACTCACCAAAATACAGCGCTAGATTGGAAAACCTAGCAAATAGGATAAAAAGCTTTATTGATTAA